The Candidatus Binataceae bacterium genome has a window encoding:
- a CDS encoding zinc ribbon domain-containing protein, which translates to MPIYEYKCNKCGVVEVMQRITEAPLKKCPNCKSKVERMMSRSSFVLKGTGWYATDYANKGKDHAPASEDGASAPNGSPKGESQSESKTEAKSEAKTSTESKPSSSEKTTPAKSAD; encoded by the coding sequence ATGCCAATTTACGAATACAAGTGCAACAAATGCGGCGTCGTCGAGGTGATGCAGCGTATCACTGAGGCGCCGCTAAAAAAGTGTCCAAACTGCAAGAGCAAGGTGGAGCGGATGATGTCGCGGAGCTCCTTCGTGCTCAAAGGCACCGGTTGGTACGCCACCGACTATGCAAACAAGGGCAAGGACCACGCTCCGGCGTCTGAAGACGGCGCATCGGCACCGAACGGCAGCCCGAAGGGCGAGTCGCAGAGCGAGTCCAAAACTGAAGCCAAGAGCGAGGCAAAGACTTCTACCGAGTCCAAGCCTTCCTCTTCCGAGAAGACGACCCCCGCTAAGTCTGCAGATTAG
- a CDS encoding alcohol dehydrogenase catalytic domain-containing protein, whose product MRALVVDPKLIFRSDSPNPAPTARETIVRVSMAGICGTDLELMRGYMGYRGVPGHEFVGRVTATNDPKLRGQRVVGEINTACGRCPYCRNGLARHCPDRTVLGILGRDGAFAEYLCLPNENLLPVPDSIPDETAVFTEPLAAAYEIFEQLHVARDRTIVVLGDGRLGALIALALKREGYLPIVAGHHPQKLGRLVSLGLSTSLEQDLKERFDYVVDCTGHGDGLRRATELVKPRGTIVLKSTAATGATLNLAPLVVNEITVVGSRCGRLAPALAALESGRLDPRPLIDGTFPLEEGAAAMEAAAKSSNFKILLKPS is encoded by the coding sequence ATGCGCGCGCTCGTGGTCGACCCAAAACTGATCTTCCGATCTGATAGCCCGAATCCGGCCCCGACCGCGCGTGAAACCATCGTGCGTGTCTCCATGGCGGGAATTTGCGGCACCGACCTCGAGCTTATGCGCGGGTACATGGGTTATCGGGGAGTACCGGGCCACGAATTCGTCGGTCGAGTGACAGCGACGAACGATCCGAAACTTCGCGGCCAACGCGTGGTTGGCGAAATCAACACCGCTTGCGGCCGCTGCCCCTATTGCCGTAACGGCCTCGCGCGTCATTGCCCGGACCGCACAGTGCTCGGGATTCTCGGCCGCGACGGCGCCTTCGCTGAATACCTGTGCCTCCCAAACGAAAATTTGCTCCCAGTTCCGGATTCCATCCCGGACGAAACTGCGGTCTTCACGGAACCGCTGGCGGCCGCCTACGAGATCTTCGAGCAGCTCCACGTCGCCCGCGATCGTACCATCGTCGTGTTGGGTGATGGACGGCTGGGTGCGTTGATTGCCCTGGCGCTGAAGCGCGAGGGCTACCTGCCCATCGTGGCGGGCCACCATCCCCAAAAGCTCGGCCGGCTTGTGTCGCTGGGACTTTCCACTTCCCTCGAGCAGGATCTGAAGGAAAGGTTCGATTACGTGGTCGATTGCACCGGCCACGGTGACGGATTGCGCCGCGCAACCGAGTTGGTCAAACCGCGCGGCACGATAGTCCTGAAGAGCACAGCGGCGACCGGCGCGACGCTCAACCTGGCGCCCCTGGTAGTAAACGAAATCACCGTGGTCGGGTCGCGATGCGGACGGTTAGCGCCGGCGCTGGCGGCACTTGAAAGCGGCAGGCTCGATCCCCGGCCGCTGATCGATGGGACTTTTCCGCTCGAGGAAGGCGCTGCGGCAATGGAAGCGGCGGCAAAATCTTCCAATTTCAAAATTCTTCTCAAACCGTCGTGA
- a CDS encoding hydantoinase/oxoprolinase family protein → MPSRLRHASSNIAVGIDTGGTFTDLIAIVDGALRVHKVPSTPDDPARAVLKGLREMLPDTWPSLVTYSSTVATNALLERKGARVTILTNAGFEDLIEIGRQNRDDLYALAPSRPEPLVPRMRRIGVHERTLYDGRSLTKLSRREIARVANLARRSGADSFAVCLLHSYANPRAEEGLARALAALRRPLSVSHRLLSEYREYERFSTAVVNAYVAPKMASHLENLRRNLRGARLRIMQSNGSATGVELARAEPIRTILSGPAAGVVGAAALARVIGTDRFITFDMGGTSTDVSLFYTAARVRTLSYPDGYAVRAPVIDIHTVGAGGGSIARVDAGGSLRVGPESAGADPGPACYGRGTAPAVTDADLIAGRLVAGNFLGGRMRLYPDRARTAVRKIAAVMKTSLIAAARGVIQVVNANMERALRVITVERGFDPRDFVLLGFGGAGPMHAAELALDLGIRHVVFPRNPGLLCAWGAIGAPLGREYSTTVREVDPPYARLMQRARPLIVRARRELAGEGAPRSAFAAEVHLDMRYRGQSYELEVPLTRNFKDAFHAAHRRTFGHSASEAAVEVVNLRLRASAADKPPSLAKIPRQRGAASPLGRADVLVRSRQRRAPVFARDSLGAGARIRGPAIVVELSATAYVAPEFTLRVDDYGNLHLEAGR, encoded by the coding sequence ATGCCATCAAGGCTTCGACATGCTTCGTCCAACATTGCGGTCGGCATCGATACCGGTGGAACTTTCACCGACTTGATTGCCATCGTCGACGGAGCCCTGCGTGTTCACAAGGTTCCGTCGACCCCCGACGATCCCGCACGAGCGGTCCTGAAGGGCCTGCGCGAGATGCTTCCCGACACTTGGCCCAGCCTGGTCACCTACAGCTCCACGGTCGCGACCAACGCCCTCCTGGAGCGCAAGGGAGCGCGAGTCACGATCCTTACTAACGCCGGGTTCGAAGATTTGATCGAAATCGGCCGACAGAATCGTGACGATCTCTATGCGCTGGCGCCATCGCGACCTGAGCCCCTGGTGCCGCGCATGCGGCGAATCGGTGTCCATGAGCGGACCCTCTATGACGGTAGGTCGCTCACCAAGCTGAGCCGGCGCGAAATCGCACGCGTCGCCAATCTCGCGCGACGTTCCGGCGCAGACTCGTTCGCCGTCTGCCTCCTGCACTCCTACGCGAATCCAAGGGCGGAAGAGGGGCTGGCGCGCGCACTGGCCGCACTTCGCCGGCCGTTGTCGGTCTCGCACCGTTTGCTCTCGGAATACCGCGAGTACGAACGCTTTTCGACCGCGGTGGTCAACGCCTACGTCGCGCCGAAGATGGCGTCGCATCTGGAAAATCTGCGTCGCAATCTCCGCGGCGCGCGCTTGCGCATCATGCAATCGAACGGCAGCGCCACCGGGGTAGAACTGGCGCGCGCCGAACCAATCCGGACTATTCTGTCAGGTCCGGCCGCGGGCGTAGTCGGCGCCGCCGCGCTGGCCCGCGTCATCGGTACCGATCGTTTCATTACCTTCGACATGGGTGGTACTTCCACCGACGTTTCCCTCTTTTACACTGCAGCCCGCGTCCGAACGCTGAGCTATCCGGACGGATATGCGGTCCGCGCGCCGGTAATCGACATTCATACGGTCGGGGCGGGGGGCGGATCGATCGCGCGGGTCGATGCAGGCGGCTCTCTTCGCGTCGGCCCTGAGAGCGCGGGCGCGGACCCCGGACCCGCCTGCTACGGACGTGGGACCGCGCCAGCGGTAACCGACGCGGATCTGATCGCGGGCCGCCTGGTCGCAGGGAATTTTCTAGGCGGTCGGATGCGCCTATATCCGGACCGGGCCCGCACTGCCGTGCGCAAGATCGCGGCCGTGATGAAGACCAGCCTGATTGCGGCTGCCCGCGGCGTGATTCAAGTCGTCAATGCCAACATGGAGCGCGCCCTTCGCGTGATCACTGTGGAGCGCGGTTTCGATCCCCGCGATTTCGTGTTGCTCGGCTTTGGCGGCGCGGGGCCGATGCACGCGGCCGAGCTCGCGCTGGATCTGGGTATCCGGCACGTTGTGTTTCCGAGAAATCCAGGGCTGTTATGCGCTTGGGGAGCAATTGGCGCGCCGCTGGGGCGGGAATACTCGACGACGGTGCGCGAGGTCGATCCTCCATACGCGCGCCTCATGCAGCGCGCGCGGCCGCTGATCGTCCGGGCGCGGCGCGAGCTTGCAGGCGAGGGCGCACCCCGCTCGGCGTTCGCGGCCGAGGTCCATCTCGACATGCGCTATCGCGGACAATCCTACGAGCTCGAAGTGCCGCTAACGCGGAATTTCAAAGATGCCTTTCATGCCGCCCATCGTCGAACTTTCGGACACAGCGCATCAGAAGCCGCGGTCGAGGTGGTTAATCTGCGGTTGCGCGCCAGCGCCGCAGACAAGCCCCCTTCGCTCGCGAAGATCCCCCGCCAGCGGGGGGCCGCATCTCCACTTGGGCGGGCCGACGTGCTCGTCCGCTCCCGCCAACGCCGTGCCCCGGTGTTTGCACGTGACTCGCTGGGCGCGGGCGCGCGCATCCGCGGCCCCGCGATTGTGGTCGAGCTGAGCGCGACCGCCTACGTCGCGCCCGAATTCACGCTGCGGGTGGATGACTACGGTAATCTGCATCTGGAGGCAGGGCGATGA
- a CDS encoding hydantoinase B/oxoprolinase family protein yields MKLDAVALAVMNNRLAAIAEEMGVVLGQTGYSPNIKERHDFSCALFDAQGELVAQAAHIPVHLGSTPLSVRAAIQHLELYPGDIAALNDPFAGGTHLPDLTLVMPIFLGRDRRPFAYAANRAHHADIGGMAPGSMALSTEIYQEGFRLPPVKVVERGTVSRDVMALFLANTRVREEREGDLRAQIAALRVGADRLRALVGNSGRMVVSTAMNELKDYAARLMRSSLRALKPGLYRARDFLDDDGFGTRRIRIQVSVRIREGRALVDFTGSAPQVRGSVNANYAITLSATFYVMKCLASEAVPANEGLMQPIKLVAPLGSVVNALPPAAVAGGNVETSQRIVDVLFRALAKAAPAKVPAASSGSMSNLTIGGFDRFRNRHFSYYETIAGGAGGAPGHAGASGIHTHMTNTLNTPIEALEAYYPMRITEYRIRRGSGGRGKAPGGDGLVRELECLVESNVSLLTERRALRPWGLAGGGAGASGANYLVRGKRRTGLAAKTNATLQPTDRVRIETPGGGGWGRP; encoded by the coding sequence ATGAAGCTCGATGCGGTGGCGCTCGCGGTAATGAACAACCGGCTGGCCGCGATTGCGGAGGAAATGGGAGTGGTGCTCGGTCAGACCGGCTACTCACCCAATATCAAGGAGCGCCACGACTTTTCTTGCGCCTTGTTCGATGCGCAGGGTGAGTTGGTCGCGCAGGCCGCGCACATACCCGTTCATCTTGGATCCACGCCGCTATCGGTACGTGCCGCGATCCAGCACCTCGAACTCTACCCAGGCGACATCGCCGCGCTCAACGATCCCTTCGCCGGCGGCACCCATCTTCCAGATCTCACCCTGGTGATGCCGATTTTTCTCGGCAGAGACCGCCGCCCATTTGCGTACGCGGCCAACCGCGCGCATCACGCCGACATCGGCGGCATGGCCCCGGGGTCAATGGCCCTCTCCACTGAGATCTACCAGGAAGGATTTCGCCTGCCGCCCGTGAAAGTCGTCGAGCGTGGCACCGTGTCGCGTGATGTGATGGCACTCTTTCTCGCCAACACCAGAGTGCGCGAGGAACGTGAAGGCGACCTGCGCGCGCAAATCGCCGCGCTTCGAGTCGGCGCCGACCGTCTCCGCGCATTGGTCGGGAACTCGGGACGCATGGTGGTCAGTACCGCGATGAACGAGCTCAAAGACTATGCGGCACGGCTGATGCGGTCCTCCTTGCGCGCTCTCAAGCCTGGGTTGTACCGGGCCCGCGACTTTCTCGACGACGACGGCTTCGGCACCCGACGAATTCGGATTCAGGTAAGCGTCCGGATTCGCGAGGGTCGTGCGCTCGTTGATTTTACGGGATCGGCGCCCCAGGTCCGCGGCTCGGTTAACGCCAACTACGCGATCACCCTGTCCGCCACCTTCTACGTTATGAAGTGCCTGGCCTCGGAAGCCGTTCCCGCAAACGAAGGGCTGATGCAGCCGATCAAGCTGGTCGCGCCCTTGGGATCGGTCGTGAATGCGCTTCCCCCTGCTGCGGTAGCGGGCGGCAACGTGGAAACCTCGCAACGCATAGTCGATGTCCTGTTCCGTGCACTAGCCAAGGCCGCACCAGCTAAAGTGCCCGCGGCAAGTTCGGGATCGATGTCCAATCTGACGATTGGCGGATTTGATCGCTTTCGAAATCGTCATTTCTCCTACTATGAGACTATCGCGGGTGGCGCCGGCGGTGCTCCGGGCCATGCGGGCGCCTCTGGCATCCATACGCATATGACCAACACTCTCAACACGCCGATCGAAGCCCTCGAAGCGTACTATCCGATGCGGATTACTGAGTATCGGATCCGCCGCGGCTCAGGTGGACGAGGAAAAGCGCCAGGTGGTGATGGATTGGTTCGCGAGCTCGAATGCCTGGTCGAATCCAACGTCAGCCTGTTGACCGAGCGACGCGCGCTGCGACCCTGGGGACTCGCGGGAGGTGGCGCGGGCGCCTCCGGCGCGAACTATCTGGTGCGTGGCAAGCGGCGCACCGGGCTAGCCGCCAAGACCAACGCGACCCTGCAGCCGACCGATCGGGTGCGGATTGAAACCCCCGGCGGCGGTGGCTGGGGTCGTCCCTGA
- a CDS encoding YggT family protein — MSPWVNLVLFFRNVLEGLLNIYFWIVIIAALLTWIEPNPYNPIVRFLYGVTEPLFGWVRDHLPVFFGGIDFSPLVVIVAIEFVQMWLIPTVVHVLVPGFA; from the coding sequence TTGAGTCCCTGGGTAAATCTAGTCCTCTTCTTCAGGAACGTCCTGGAAGGATTGCTCAACATCTACTTCTGGATTGTGATAATCGCGGCGTTGCTCACCTGGATTGAACCGAACCCCTACAACCCAATCGTCCGCTTCCTCTACGGTGTGACGGAACCGCTCTTCGGGTGGGTGCGGGATCACCTGCCGGTGTTCTTTGGCGGAATCGATTTTTCCCCTCTGGTCGTAATCGTCGCCATAGAGTTCGTCCAAATGTGGCTGATTCCCACCGTGGTCCACGTTCTCGTTCCGGGGTTCGCATGA